In the genome of Brachypodium distachyon strain Bd21 chromosome 3, Brachypodium_distachyon_v3.0, whole genome shotgun sequence, the window ATGCTGGCTTCACCCTATATAAAGAATTCGATATATGCATCCCTCGCTTACCAGGCCAAGGTTACTGTAAAGATATTTTTAGGGCAGTACTTTGATTCCAGTTGTGGGCGCCCGCCGATCGCGTCTAGCCACACGAGATAAACAAAATTAGTTTGAAATCCCAAACAGAACATAATTCCCTGGTTTAcgcaaaacaaataaatcaaATTGCACAAACATGTACGGTACCTGAATATGCAAGGTTATGTCTTTGGCcacaaaataaatcaaattcCGACTACTGTGCTGTTCTTGAGCCACAAAATCCATAAACTTGCCCAAATATATTGCATCTGAATATGCAAGGTTATGTCTTTGGTATCCGACTACTGTAAAGATATTTAAAGCATGATGTAATATTGATGTACCTCAAACAAACACAGGTGTTTCTATGTCTAGTGAAGCCATCCAGCATGTGCATCGATGATGAGAAAAATTAATAAATCAGTCCTGTTACGTCAAATATTTCTCAGAAAAGCCAATGCGTAGTCAGAGTTACTACCATTCAGTTCAGACTTGTGCTAGAAAATCAAACATTCAGCTTCCAGATTATGTAACCAACAAACTGAATCAGTTCAATTTACATGCATATGGTCCTCCATACATCACAACCCTATCTAAACAAATTTCCAGGACTGGGAGACATTAGTTCAGCCACCCCCATGATACCCCAAACCACATCATCTGTACTATGTTTTCTACACAAGTGGAGTAGATggtaaatgaaaaaaaattagttttCTCAAGTGAGCATAGTCATAATTCATAAATATGCAATCTACAATAAGCACTGACAATCCTACAAGTCGATATATGAAGAGTTAACTTCAATACAATTTCACAAAATTAATCAATCAAACTGACACACTAACCTGAAATATGTGGTAGCTATTTACATGTGTTACTAATTCTGAACCATTATGATTCAGTGAAACCACATGAGCTAGacatagaaaaataaagataTTGATTTATGGTTATCCAAAGTATTACACATGTAGTTATCCAAACAGAACCCACATTTTTGTACATTCTACTATGTATTATTCTAGCATACAAAGATGGATCATAGCATTGTTCCCAAGCTAAATTCCTTATGTCCAAAAAGGAGAGTTAATTTCGTACACAATACACATGCTGACTTGAGGCATATATTTCTGAAAAAATACACGGTGAATTATCCGTTCTGCACTGTACAACAATCAACTCGCAAATGATACAAAGAGGTAAAGTGTGTACAGACTTTTAGCATTCAACGACTTAGTCGCAACTTACATTTATAGATGGAAGCTAAACTTGAGCTATTGCTAGAAAAGATTTGACATCCACCTCTGCAGTTGATGTATCAAACGAAAACAGTGTTTGTCCAACATAATTATTCAGAAAATATATACAAGTATTGCAACTACTTTTAGCTTTTAAATATCTCCAGGTCTGACAAGATCAATCTACATTTGAGATTTGACAGCAAAATTAAAACTACCCCTAAATTGCAGTACACGTATAGGGGCCCTAAAAAGAACAAATGATTGCAATAAAGTAGTGCCTTACAGAGTGTCTGTATCTCTTCAGGCTTGTCAATTCACTCTCTAGCATCATTCTTACGGTGGCACCCTGCCGCTGCCCCGCCCGCACGGTGCCGCAGCCGCCAAGCGCGCACCCTGCCGCCGCAGATCTGAGGCTGGGAGTAGGGTGGCACGAGGAAGGGGGGAGGTCGACGGTGCTGCGGAGGAGAGCTTGGGCAGCAACCTGCAGGGGCCACGGCGCCCGTTGGCGAGCTCGCGCGGAGAGAGCCGGATATGGGGGGCAGAGGGGAGGcgaggggcggaggagagcaggggcggggcggcgcgacggaggaggagagggccaGAGGGGGCTGCGGGAACGATGCgagtggcggcggctcggggatGGGATCGGAGGGGGGGCGCTGCGGTCGCGATTTTCTGAGTGCGTGGGGTGGGAGTTGGACGAGGTACGACGGAGTAACGTAAATGTGAATTAAGAAATAGTAAagacgaaaaaaaaaacgtgggatgctacggaacaacgaaaagtgtatcaagcacgagccggtggagacgaagtctggacattgatttttcgattggattgattttcatactgagattgataccgagattttttgtttgggttcggattgatttTCATACTGAGATGAatacgaagaattttggatttcatacTAAGGagcttgatttattttaggactgttcgtattatgttatgacaaatttggaccgtacgataactttcggtaaatctaaaccgtagaatttctTCTACTGAAAATCGTGAATAAGAcgggagggaaagaaaataaaaggcagtggcatattgattgtaCTTTAACGAAGTTGACCGACCAACACCAACCAACGACGTccacccatcaccaccgattcTAATTTAATAATCATAACAGATTACAGGGAGCCCGTGCGCACGCGAGCTGAAAGGTCCATTTGGATTTCCCGTCACGCCTGATTGCCGGGGTACATAATTCCTTCACGCGTGTGGTCGATCTCCTGTTTCCATGAGTAGCTACGTTGAAAAACAGTGATGAATTACGCAAATAATCAACGCATGCCGGAGGATCGATGCTAGTCTTTGCTTGATTAGTTTTTGCTGGTACCAAAATGGCGTCTGTTAATTCCGACGGGAATGAAAACGGGTTTGTAATTTTCTGAGACGACCAAGAATATATATTCTTTGGATGGCTATTGGTGCGAAATTAATAAAACTAGTTTAGACTCATAAATATTGGTATATTTTTATACTCacaaaatttatcaaaatttaagaaatCGGACATGAACAAAGTTATGACTACTTGCACTGGCGGAGTTGAAATTGTTGTTTTGGGTAGGCCAACTGGGCCTTTGGGCTTTTTTCTAGGTTTTTGGGGTTTTCTTTGTATTTATGCATAATATATATGCGAGACCAAATTGCTAGGGTGGCCCCATCTGGTTGCCCTAAAGAAAGGGTGGCCACACATGGCTACCAGCAGTAACAAATTCTAGGTGGACTTAGTTATAGCATCGAAATGATCCCTCTATGCAATTTAGAGCAAAGACGATATTAGTAGCCAATTGTTGGTTATAAGTCATCTATAGCCAGCCTAATACTCCTTCTGTTTCATGATTTTGGACCCAACTTTCTCTAGATATGGATGTATCAACACAATTACTGTGTAGATTCATTCATTTAGAAAGAACTCGTGTCAAGAATTATGCAACGAAGGGAGTTGCTcgcatgtactccctccgatccataagaAGTGTCGCTcacttagtataaaatttgtactaacttaataCAAAATAAGGACACCTTTTATGTATGCAAGGGGGTGTAATAGTTAGTGGTAAAGACGTAGTATTTTGTCAATACTTGTCCCACGTCCCGCTCTCACAAATAGCCTAAGAGCTcgtgctgcagctgcagctgttATCATTGCTTATAGCCCGTTGCTCCAACTAAGCACAAATATGATATTCAAATTCCTGTAGCGAGTTTATATCCCACTGTTATCCTTGCTCTGACAAGATCTTGTTATGTATTTTGTTAATTTAACATGTGAAAACTTGGGTGAATAAATAATTTGGTCGAACAAACGAAAATATGAGACGGATCATGACACTCAATTAATTAAGTGTTCTGTTAAAGTAGCACAAGTAACAATCTAGCAGTATTGCTTCACAAAGTTAAAGCACCTCGGAGCACATACCGTCCATCCATACCCTGTACACCGTATGCCACATGCATATACACCAAGAACTCAAAATGGAAAAGAGAAAGCAGAGGAACAAAATAAACGAGGAGGCGCCTCCATTGGCTCCATCTCTCTCCGGATTCTCGCACGATGAAGAAGCGCTCGTCTCGATCCGGGCCTCAAAATTACACATCCTGTTCCCGGACGGATCTCTTGCAGTAGAGGATGGCGTCGCGCACGGCGCTGTCGGCATTGCCGTGGCACCAGTACTGCTCCACCGCGCTGGCGTAGCTCGACGTGGACTGCCTCCCCGGAgacgccgatgccgatgccgtcCGTGGCGAGGAAGACGCCGCGAGCGCCCTCGCCTTCCGGCACAGCGGCGCGAGGAGCCGCAGGTACCCTTGCAGCACCCTCCTCgtggccagcagcagcggccgcggcgccctggccgcgcggcgcgggctgtccgccgcggccggcgtgCTCCGCGCAGAGTAGAACGAGGCCGGAGAAGACGCGCTCGGAGGGAGGAGCCCTGAGGCGCCGACCAGCAGCGGGGAGGAGCAGTACTGGTACTGCGCGGCGGCGCATGGCAGGCCGAAGTCGAACTCGGCAGattcgtcggcgtcggcgtccggGCACGAGGTCCATCGCATGGAGAAGAGGTCGGCGGGGTCCATGTCGATGAAAGACGCGGAGCTGTTGAAGGAGCAGCACTCAAGGCAGGCGGGGCCGGCGTCGAGACGGGGGATGCTGTCGCTGCTAAGAGACGGGGAGGCCTCCATGACCATGGCCATGAAAGTAGCTAGAGTGGTAGCGAGGGAGGCTTGGGTGATCAGTGTGCGTGTGAACCGTACGTGGTGAGAGAGGGCGGGAACTGTGGAAGTGAGTGGCGCGAGGATGAAGATAATATAGAGGCAGGAGTCAGTCAGGCGAGGTGGGTACGTGTGTGGCGCGAGCCACTGAGAAGGGAAGAGAACAAACTGCAGGTTGACGTCTTGGTGGTACAAAGGCGTTTGGTGCCATGTCCATGTTGTCCCCTACTCCCCTGCCCcccactcttcttcttcttcttcttctctcttttgtttgtttctaaCCAAAGGCAAAAAAGGAAGCAAGTTTCTATTTCAGACCCATGAGCATTTCACTGTCAAGTACTCAAATATGCCAGAGTATATGTTCACAGCGAACAATTGCGTGCCATAATATGTGGTGTGCTAAAAATCTCCTCAGAGGGAACCATATTAACCAACTGAGTTACTCTACAAGTCAGTACACTCATCTACTGAATACTCTGAAAGTAGTGTGTCTAGTAGTCGACCAGGCACATGGAAAAATACAATCTTTTTTTAACAAGGAAATGacaaatttttccaaaaaaggGAGGCAAAGTCCGAACCTGTCAAGGACAAGCTCATCGACGCAGCAAGCAAATACGGGATCAGTCGGGTGGGTGAGGTAATCCGGACAAAAGAGTGTCCCCCCAGAGAGCATCTCCCCTTCCAGAATCCAGATGGGACAATGTTCAATGTTTCCAGATCACAAATCCAGCACTATCTACCAACAGTTTTGAGGAAAAATAATCTATGGTTCAGAGCCAAGAGGCCAGAGCAGTTGGTCCTCACATGCGAAATCTCTGCAAGATGCTGCATGCCAACTTGCCAAGCAATAAGCATCATCGTTTCGGTAATCGACCCTCATGATGTCGCCTCTGTTGAGCCATGGCTGCAATATTCAAATTCATGGAGCATGAGGACATGAGATGTGTAGGCTGACCTGGGAAACAGGAACAGATTCTCAAGGGAAAATTTAGTGGTGTTCGACGAACCTGGTCTCTGAGCAAAACAAAGTTCAACACTCTTAGAAGATGGGACAAGGCAATGGTCTGCGCAAGCATATGATGGTGTACGGTCTACCCGTTTGTTGACGAGGCTCGGCGACGTGGGACCTGTAATATTCAATAACAAAGTATGGTTTTAATTCCAGTAGTCCTGCAGATGCCgtccctttcttctttccattGATCGGCGGAGCTCCTGCTTTTAGTGACAAAAATTATTCCAGAAGTAGTGAGTACTGATAGGGATGCAGATGAGAGTTCACTTGGTGAAACAAACAGCACAAGGCAGATCTGCTTGTTTCTGCAGTGGATTAAAGGTGCTGAAGTTGAAGGCAAGACCATAGAAATATGAGTTGGAAAACTACGCTGACATAAGTAGAGTTTTAGTTCATGATATCCTTTAACAAAAGTACTACTTCCTcggtccaacaaaggatgtttcaacttttccaaattttgacaaacttgagacatgttttgttggacggaggaagtatattaTTGTTGTCTTTGTTAAACGCTTCATGTCGGCACAAGTGTTCACTTTAAACTCACTTCCTCACTCTATGTGCCCAGTTAGCTGCTCTGTTAGCTTGACCCATGTTGTTTACTAGTACAAGCAAAGCCAGTTGGTAAAGAAACTTATGGGCAAACTAAGGAACAACGAGAGGTGGAAAGTGGATAGGAACCTTAGCAGAATAGCAGTGCAGTGTAGTctggaattgaagaaaaaaaagtatctTTTACAACTTCTGAAATATATCTCAAATTTACTGATTAAATAGGAAAAGTAGTTGTATTCATAAagggttaatttgatatatgccaTTGCAAATTCCACTGCAACTTCGTGACTTCGAAAAATGCCATTGCAACTCCATCTTATTTGGATAGATGCCATTATGGCCACTTAAACTGAGATACCCAGGATTATACAGCCATATGAGTCTCGTATATACGGAGGAGCCGTGTAGATATGATTCAGCCCAAGAAATCAACTTCTGAAATATATCTCAAATTTACTGATTAAATAGGAAAAGTGGTTGTATTCATAAATGCCCAAGCGTTGATTAATACCCGACGGCCCAATGCATTTTGGCAAACTTTGAAAAGTCCTTCAGataacaacaaaaaaagagcaaaCTGAATAATTCGATGGTGATGCCATTTTGTGATCTAGTATAAGATACAGATGATATCATAAACCACAAAATGCGAGAGTTACAACATTCAGCAGCTATCTGCATGATTCCTAGTCGGTATGAGATGCAAAAAGGACAACTAAGGTTGGGAGACATGAATGACTACTGCTGCTGGCTTGTCATCGATTTATAGTTGGTTCCAAAACTTAACAACAATTCAGGCATACCAACTATATATCAATTGGTGCCGACCAGGCAACCATACCTGTAATATGACAGATTCTGTACTTTTTGTTACAGCTGGTCGAACAACAGAGTACATTTTGTCCCCACAAATCCTAGATTTGCAAGGGCACAGATTTGCAGGCCCTTTACTCAAAGCACCTTGCATCATTATTCAGAATGTGACCCTGAAGAATCCATGTTCCATATAAATGGATGTCAGAGCTGGCATGATTACCCAGACAGCAAACAAACTCAAAGGGCAACAGAAATAAGGGAAGCTAAACGTTACCTGCATATTGTCAACAACATGCACTCCAGACGTTGTACAAGAGATAAATAACATTGAGAACCAAACCGGGTACATGTGAGATTTCAGTTTCACCTGATGCTATTCCATGAATATATTGTACttccttcgatccataattaactgtcaaaaatttagtacaaagttgtactaaattctCGACAGTTATtatggaccggagggagtaataaacaCAGAGGTACTATTGCTGAAACAAAGAGGTGCAGTAAAAGGCTGGTACCGACAGAAATCACATGTAACAGAACATCGTGAAAGAAAATAGCTATTCAATCCTCGCCGTTTGTGATGTTCTACTTTCAGGTAGTAGCGTTTAAACATAAGCATTGAACTGATACACCAGTAGACAAGCCCATTTTGGCCAAAATAAAGCCTGGATACAATCTTACAAAGCGATGAAAGGACCTCATTTCTTACAAGCAAcatttgtgtttggttggtgacAAGAAGCAGCAACAGAACATCCAAAATGGTTGCATTCTATTCAACTCCAGAAAACTAACAGTATAAATTGATCTTCAAGTCACATGATTTGGGAGGTAAGTGAGCTCAACAATTTCAGAAAAGCGAGATAAAAGAACTGTGGCGCAATTCGGCTGAACAAATATATGGTGGGCCAAAGATCAGCTGCATAGACCTGCACACTATAAACACTAAACCAGATTGCCAAATGGTTTCACCATAAAATCTTTAGACTTGGACAATGGTGATCAATACGAACTGTTATACAAATCTGATGACCTGCAGTATTTTACACCTGTGGTTTGCCTAACTCAATAAAGCTAAAGTATTAAAGTGGCAGCACCATCAGCAAGGCCACCAGCATAAGAGGGCACAGTTCACAACGCTCCATGTAAACTCACTTCAAAGCTTCTTATCAGATTGGTCACCGGTGCCTATCAAGTTATCTGGCTTAAGTCTTGGTCTTTTTGTGCTACATCCCTCATCCTCCAGAGACTTTAACTTGTTTTTTATAGCAGCTATTTTTGCAGCACGATCAGTTTGAGCTGTTTTGCTTCCTGAACCACCTGCCAGTTTCTTGTCTTTCAGCACTCTGTGTGAATTACCAGAGTCCAGGAAGCACTTCTCGCTAGCCAGGTGAACAACCACAGGGCGCCCGCAGACTAACTTGCCATTCATCTTTTCCTTCGCCAACTGAGCTTCCTGCATGCTCACTTCAGGTGGCAAAGGTGAGAAATTACCAGGACCCATCAATATTGCAACAGGTAAAGAATATTACTCTTACCTCTTTGGTAGTGAACTGAACAAAGGCATAACCACGGGGCTCGCCTCGTTTTGGGCCACGTGTGTGCCACAAGAAATCCTCGGCCATAATCTTTCCATAGGGGGAGAACATCTTGATAACGTCAGACCTAGAGAATCACACTATAATGTTGGATTGCATATTAAAAGATACAGACCTTGGAAGGAGCATGCAAACAAAATACACACGATATAACTCACTCTGATATCCTGAAATCTAGATTCCCCACATAGAGCCTACTCGCCGACTTTTCACTGTCGAAACCCTTCAGATCCTGCAAACTAAATTTGTTACGAA includes:
- the LOC100828403 gene encoding uncharacterized protein LOC100828403 — translated: MAMVMEASPSLSSDSIPRLDAGPACLECCSFNSSASFIDMDPADLFSMRWTSCPDADADESAEFDFGLPCAAAQYQYCSSPLLVGASGLLPPSASSPASFYSARSTPAAADSPRRAARAPRPLLLATRRVLQGYLRLLAPLCRKARALAASSSPRTASASASPGRQSTSSYASAVEQYWCHGNADSAVRDAILYCKRSVREQDV
- the LOC100821728 gene encoding probable RNA-binding protein 18; the encoded protein is MDLKGFDSEKSASRLYVGNLDFRISESDVIKMFSPYGKIMAEDFLWHTRGPKRGEPRGYAFVQFTTKEEAQLAKEKMNGKLVCGRPVVVHLASEKCFLDSGNSHRVLKDKKLAGGSGSKTAQTDRAAKIAAIKNKLKSLEDEGCSTKRPRLKPDNLIGTGDQSDKKL